Proteins from one Halovivax limisalsi genomic window:
- a CDS encoding YccS/YhfK family membrane protein: MTGAEPEDDDRSADTDDEVADRGDRSTTGGRESIPGGDGEATEDEDHSVGDDGGTADGAGSVTGVGSATTDDNTPIGDPSAPGESHPAIELLGHVRTDRRDHWIAMGIAAAVGLAFAWLHWFGLVLGGALVGLIATTPPRAPLAGFGFGGLVLAVFTAWLGGVAAVVALQMQPVTYVLVGASLGLPVFGSLVRWLE, from the coding sequence GTGACGGGGGCCGAACCCGAAGACGACGATCGATCGGCCGACACCGACGACGAGGTGGCCGATCGCGGCGACCGGTCGACCACAGGCGGGCGCGAATCGATCCCAGGCGGAGACGGCGAAGCCACCGAGGACGAGGACCACTCCGTCGGTGACGACGGCGGAACCGCCGACGGTGCGGGATCGGTCACCGGCGTCGGCAGCGCGACTACTGACGATAACACCCCGATCGGCGATCCGTCCGCGCCAGGGGAGTCCCATCCCGCGATCGAACTGCTCGGACACGTGCGGACCGATCGGCGCGACCACTGGATCGCGATGGGGATCGCCGCGGCCGTCGGGCTCGCGTTCGCCTGGCTGCACTGGTTCGGCCTCGTGCTCGGCGGCGCGTTGGTCGGACTCATCGCCACGACGCCCCCTCGCGCGCCCCTCGCCGGGTTCGGGTTCGGCGGGCTCGTCCTCGCCGTGTTCACCGCCTGGCTCGGCGGCGTCGCGGCGGTCGTGGCGCTCCAGATGCAGCCGGTCACCTACGTGCTCGTCGGAGCGAGCCTCGGGCTCCCGGTGTTCGGCTCGCTGGTTCGCTGGCTCGAGTAA
- the gdhB gene encoding glutamate dehydrogenase GdhB, which yields MSANVAEESEAGTEESEPETALETAKRQLARATAHVDIDPNVVERLERPRKIHEVSLPLRRDDGTVEVLTGFRAQHDSVRGPYKGGLRYHPEVTRDECAGLAMWMTWKCAVMDLPFGGAKGGIVVDPKQLSHKEKERLTRRFTQDIRSAIGPTKDIPAPDMGTDPQTMAWLMDAYSMQQDETIPGVVTGKPPEVGGSYGREEAPGRSVAIITREACDYYDYDLAETSVAVQGFGSVGANAARLLHEWDANIVAVSDVNGARYDADGIDVDQIPSHDEEPEAVTAATGVGEQLTNEALLELDVDVLIPAAIGNVLTEENANDVSADMIVEGANGPTTFAADAIFAERDIPVIPDILANAGGVTVSYFEWLQDINRRAWSLERVNEELEVEMLSAWADVRDEVESQDLTWRDAAYVVALKRIAAAHEFRGVWP from the coding sequence ATGAGTGCAAATGTTGCCGAGGAGAGCGAGGCCGGAACCGAGGAGAGCGAGCCGGAGACGGCGTTAGAAACCGCAAAACGCCAGCTCGCTCGCGCGACCGCGCACGTCGATATCGATCCGAACGTCGTCGAACGGCTCGAGCGGCCGCGCAAGATCCACGAAGTGTCACTGCCGTTGCGCCGCGACGACGGCACCGTCGAGGTCCTCACCGGCTTCCGCGCTCAGCACGACAGCGTCCGCGGCCCGTACAAGGGCGGGCTGCGCTACCATCCGGAGGTCACCCGGGACGAGTGCGCCGGGCTCGCGATGTGGATGACCTGGAAGTGCGCCGTGATGGACCTGCCGTTCGGCGGGGCCAAAGGCGGCATCGTCGTCGATCCGAAGCAGCTCAGCCACAAGGAGAAAGAGCGCCTCACCCGTCGATTCACCCAGGATATCCGCTCGGCGATCGGGCCGACGAAGGACATCCCGGCGCCAGACATGGGAACCGATCCGCAGACGATGGCCTGGCTCATGGACGCCTACAGCATGCAGCAGGACGAGACCATCCCCGGCGTCGTCACCGGGAAACCGCCGGAGGTCGGCGGAAGCTACGGCCGCGAGGAGGCGCCCGGTCGCAGCGTCGCCATCATCACCCGCGAAGCCTGCGACTACTACGATTACGACCTCGCCGAGACGAGCGTCGCCGTCCAGGGCTTCGGTAGCGTCGGCGCCAACGCCGCCCGCCTGCTCCACGAGTGGGACGCCAACATCGTCGCCGTCAGCGACGTCAACGGCGCCCGCTACGACGCCGACGGTATCGACGTCGACCAGATCCCCTCCCACGACGAGGAACCCGAGGCCGTCACCGCCGCGACCGGCGTCGGCGAGCAACTCACGAACGAGGCCCTCCTCGAACTCGACGTCGACGTCCTCATCCCCGCCGCCATCGGGAACGTCCTCACCGAGGAGAACGCGAACGACGTCAGCGCCGACATGATCGTCGAGGGCGCCAACGGTCCGACCACCTTCGCCGCCGACGCCATCTTCGCCGAGCGCGACATCCCGGTCATCCCCGACATCCTCGCCAACGCCGGCGGCGTCACGGTCAGCTACTTCGAGTGGCTCCAGGACATCAACCGCCGCGCCTGGTCGCTCGAACGCGTCAACGAGGAACTCGAAGTCGAGATGCTCTCCGCGTGGGCCGACGTCAGGGACGAGGTCGAAAGCCAGGACCTCACCTGGCGCGACGCCGCCTACGTCGTCGCCCTCAAGCGCATCGCCGCCGCCCACGAGTTCCGCGGCGTGTGGCCCTAG
- a CDS encoding branched-chain amino acid transaminase: MGFDEMDVDTIWMDGEFRDWEDAQVHVLTHALHYGSGIFEGARCYETEDGPAIFRWPEHLDRFYNSAKPYEMDIGHSREELTEATVELIRRQDLASCYIRPVAFYGYNSLGVSPSDCPTRVAVAVWPWGTYLGEEALEEGIDVMVSSWRKHASSQIPTNAKTTGLYVNSMLAGEEARRHGYAEAIVLNKEGNVAEGPGENIFLVRDGEIYTPGLAESILDGITRDTVITLARELGYTVHDGATISRGELHTADELFFTGSAAEVTPIKRVDNVEIGDGSRGPVTEAIQTRFFDVVERRTDDHEEWFTVV, translated from the coding sequence ATGGGATTCGACGAGATGGACGTCGACACGATCTGGATGGACGGCGAGTTTCGCGACTGGGAGGACGCGCAGGTCCACGTCCTCACGCACGCGCTGCACTACGGCAGCGGCATCTTCGAGGGTGCGCGGTGCTACGAGACCGAGGACGGCCCGGCGATCTTCCGCTGGCCCGAGCACCTCGATCGGTTCTACAACTCCGCGAAACCCTACGAGATGGACATCGGCCACTCGCGCGAGGAACTCACCGAGGCGACCGTCGAGCTGATCCGCCGGCAGGACCTCGCGTCGTGTTACATCCGCCCGGTGGCGTTCTACGGCTACAACTCGCTGGGCGTCAGCCCCTCGGACTGCCCCACGCGGGTCGCCGTCGCCGTCTGGCCCTGGGGCACGTACCTCGGCGAGGAGGCCCTGGAGGAAGGAATCGACGTGATGGTCTCCTCCTGGCGGAAACACGCCTCCAGCCAGATCCCGACCAACGCCAAGACAACCGGCCTCTACGTCAACAGCATGCTCGCCGGCGAGGAGGCCCGCCGTCACGGCTACGCCGAGGCGATCGTCCTCAACAAGGAGGGCAACGTCGCCGAAGGCCCGGGCGAGAACATCTTCCTCGTGCGCGACGGCGAGATCTACACGCCCGGCCTCGCCGAGTCCATCCTCGACGGCATCACTCGCGACACCGTCATCACGCTCGCGCGCGAACTCGGCTACACCGTCCACGACGGCGCCACCATCTCTCGGGGCGAACTCCACACCGCGGACGAACTCTTCTTCACCGGTTCGGCCGCCGAAGTTACCCCGATCAAGCGCGTCGACAACGTCGAGATCGGCGACGGTTCGCGCGGCCCGGTCACCGAGGCGATCCAGACTCGCTTCTTCGACGTCGTCGAACGCCGAACCGACGACCACGAGGAGTGGTTTACCGTCGTATAG
- the ribB gene encoding 3,4-dihydroxy-2-butanone-4-phosphate synthase, whose product MSEITEMSGHQAGASALERAIESVARGDPICVHDAADREGETDLIYPAAAVTPEAVSRLRNDAGGLVCVALPHDVAEAFDLPFYSEAVSHPAAGDHDLGYDERSSFSLTVNHRDTYTGITDDDRSLTIRELADAAADPDAADFADRFRVPGHVHLLKGAPEGLAQREGHTELALALAAAADAEPAVVVCEMLDDETGAALTPQDARAYAARHDLVYLEGSDVVDGLC is encoded by the coding sequence ATGTCGGAGATCACTGAGATGTCCGGCCACCAGGCCGGGGCGAGCGCCCTCGAGCGCGCGATCGAATCCGTCGCCCGCGGCGACCCGATCTGCGTCCACGACGCCGCCGACCGCGAGGGCGAGACTGACCTGATCTACCCGGCCGCGGCCGTCACGCCCGAGGCCGTCTCCCGCCTGCGAAACGACGCCGGCGGCCTGGTCTGCGTCGCCCTGCCCCACGACGTCGCGGAGGCGTTCGACCTGCCGTTCTACTCGGAGGCCGTCTCCCACCCCGCTGCGGGCGATCACGACCTGGGGTACGACGAGCGTTCCTCGTTCTCGCTCACCGTCAACCACCGCGACACCTACACCGGCATCACCGACGACGATCGCTCGCTGACCATCCGCGAACTGGCCGACGCCGCGGCCGACCCCGACGCCGCCGACTTCGCCGACCGGTTTCGCGTCCCCGGTCACGTCCACCTCCTGAAGGGCGCCCCTGAGGGCCTCGCACAGCGCGAGGGTCACACGGAACTCGCCCTCGCGCTCGCCGCGGCCGCCGACGCCGAGCCCGCGGTCGTGGTCTGCGAGATGCTCGACGACGAGACCGGCGCCGCGCTGACGCCCCAGGACGCCCGCGCCTACGCCGCCCGTCACGACCTCGTCTACCTCGAAGGGAGTGACGTCGTCGACGGGCTGTGCTGA
- a CDS encoding CTP-dependent riboflavin kinase codes for MSLTATSAVSHDERATLKLLALMGGLEGDVKISCADLAERLDASNQTASRRLQRLERAGLIDRDTVSDGQWVVLTDEGERELRAAYEEYRRIFETAPQVDLEGTVTSGMGEGRHYISLPGYQRQFEDRLGYDPFPGTLNVELRAESVRRRRAMDAVEPVPIDGWEDEERTYGPAVCHPATVETADGETYVEAHTIAPERTHHDEDQLELIAPEKLRDVLELTDGDQVIVHVGDH; via the coding sequence ATGTCACTGACAGCGACGTCGGCCGTGAGCCACGACGAGCGGGCCACGCTGAAGTTACTCGCCCTCATGGGCGGGCTGGAGGGCGACGTCAAGATCTCGTGTGCCGACCTCGCCGAGCGACTGGACGCGTCGAACCAGACGGCGTCCAGACGCCTCCAGCGCCTGGAACGGGCCGGGTTGATCGACCGCGACACCGTGAGTGACGGCCAGTGGGTCGTCCTCACCGACGAGGGCGAGCGGGAACTCCGGGCCGCCTACGAGGAGTACCGCCGCATCTTCGAGACGGCCCCGCAGGTCGACCTCGAGGGGACCGTCACCAGCGGCATGGGCGAGGGCCGTCACTACATCTCCCTGCCGGGCTACCAGCGCCAGTTCGAGGACCGACTGGGGTACGACCCGTTCCCCGGGACGCTCAACGTCGAACTCCGCGCGGAGAGCGTCCGCCGACGGCGCGCGATGGACGCCGTCGAGCCCGTTCCGATCGACGGCTGGGAGGACGAGGAGCGCACCTACGGCCCGGCGGTCTGCCACCCGGCCACCGTCGAGACGGCCGACGGCGAGACCTACGTCGAAGCGCACACGATCGCGCCCGAGCGAACCCACCACGACGAGGACCAGCTCGAACTGATCGCTCCCGAAAAACTTCGCGACGTCCTCGAGCTGACCGACGGCGACCAGGTGATCGTCCATGTCGGAGATCACTGA
- a CDS encoding DICT sensory domain-containing protein: MSLRSFVDRDANPTTSLAVVAADDDPLGRMIGDVFETQTIEVEFRSDLDVDGDALVAIRDDEIVATSPMTAVYEDLLAVNSDLYVTGTRDLEAVSVPDAILALADSRFELRGYPLAHKEKFVLIAVSRYIERLAWNAGHGTLRSAFQDLGRIEDEHGTRSVYERLAGTDVDVHCYGFEGTSPDPLTGSGPDAPAITVHTGSTDEHRHSWFVVFRPASDERSPAALLALEAEPRIWRGFWTRDPDRVERIDDYIAEAL; the protein is encoded by the coding sequence GTGTCTCTGCGCTCCTTTGTCGACCGTGATGCGAACCCGACGACGTCGCTCGCGGTCGTCGCCGCGGACGACGACCCGCTGGGGCGGATGATTGGGGACGTGTTCGAGACGCAGACGATCGAGGTCGAATTCCGGTCCGACCTCGACGTCGACGGTGACGCGCTGGTGGCGATCCGGGACGACGAGATCGTCGCCACCTCGCCGATGACGGCCGTTTACGAGGATCTGCTGGCGGTCAACTCCGACCTGTACGTGACCGGGACGCGCGATCTCGAGGCGGTATCCGTCCCGGACGCCATCCTCGCGCTCGCGGACAGTCGTTTCGAACTTCGTGGGTACCCGCTGGCCCACAAGGAGAAGTTCGTCCTGATCGCCGTCTCGCGCTACATCGAACGGCTCGCTTGGAACGCGGGACACGGAACACTTCGATCGGCGTTCCAGGACCTCGGTCGGATCGAAGACGAACACGGCACGCGATCGGTGTACGAACGGCTCGCGGGAACTGACGTGGACGTCCACTGCTATGGCTTCGAGGGGACGAGCCCCGATCCTCTCACCGGCTCAGGTCCCGATGCGCCCGCCATCACGGTTCACACCGGTTCGACCGACGAGCACCGCCACAGCTGGTTCGTCGTCTTTCGACCGGCGTCCGACGAGCGTTCCCCGGCCGCACTGCTCGCCCTGGAAGCCGAACCGCGGATCTGGCGAGGCTTCTGGACGCGCGACCCCGACCGCGTCGAACGAATCGACGACTACATTGCGGAGGCGCTGTAA
- the cofH gene encoding 7,8-didemethyl-8-hydroxy-5-deazariboflavin synthase subunit CofH encodes MDGTAGTGDVPGGADADALAGDEPDVSFEHTPETGQSFENALAKARDGVRLTVDDAIELLTTGTDDAGIDRRRKERVLEAADHRRRDVVGEEVTFVANLNNNVTTACTVGCLFCNFKDAAHTFETDFEAAEDVTVPGFTKTPAESRDIVADAVERGIYEVTSVSGLHPAFALDAEHRELLEAAVDERGPEAAYRDLTYKSPEAYAKDPGTYVEQIDAMSVDGVHVHSMTPEEAAHARRGTDWSYAEIYRRLREAGLDTVPGTAAEILVDEVRDVICPGKIDTQGWLDAMEAAADVGLGLTATMMYGHVETEAHRALHLKRIRDLQERVDGAITEFVPLSFVHHETPLYEHGVVSGGASRDEDELLIAVSRLFLDNIDHVQSSWVKYGDEGGLKMLTCGADDFMGTILSEEITKRAGGEYGEFRSVADYVELISSIGRIPVERSTDYERRRVVDPDERPLGPRLGPKADGTPLVEE; translated from the coding sequence ATGGACGGAACAGCGGGAACGGGCGACGTCCCCGGGGGAGCCGACGCCGACGCGCTCGCCGGCGACGAGCCGGACGTCTCGTTCGAGCACACCCCGGAGACCGGTCAGTCGTTCGAGAACGCGCTCGCCAAGGCGCGCGACGGCGTCCGCCTCACCGTCGACGACGCGATCGAACTCCTGACGACCGGCACCGACGACGCGGGGATCGACCGGCGCCGCAAGGAACGCGTGCTCGAAGCCGCCGATCACCGACGTCGGGACGTCGTCGGCGAAGAGGTTACGTTCGTGGCGAACCTCAACAACAACGTCACCACCGCTTGCACCGTCGGCTGTCTGTTCTGTAACTTCAAGGACGCGGCCCACACCTTCGAGACGGATTTCGAGGCGGCGGAGGACGTGACGGTTCCGGGCTTTACCAAGACGCCCGCCGAGAGCCGCGACATCGTCGCCGACGCCGTCGAGCGCGGAATCTACGAGGTCACGTCGGTCTCCGGCCTGCACCCCGCGTTCGCACTCGACGCCGAGCACCGCGAGCTCCTCGAGGCGGCCGTCGACGAGCGCGGACCGGAGGCGGCCTACCGCGATCTGACCTACAAATCACCCGAAGCGTACGCGAAAGATCCGGGCACCTACGTCGAACAGATCGACGCGATGAGCGTCGACGGCGTCCACGTCCACTCGATGACGCCCGAGGAGGCGGCCCACGCCCGCCGCGGCACCGACTGGTCGTACGCGGAGATCTACCGCCGACTTCGCGAGGCCGGTCTCGATACGGTCCCCGGAACGGCAGCGGAGATCCTCGTCGACGAGGTTCGCGACGTCATCTGTCCCGGGAAGATCGACACGCAGGGGTGGCTCGACGCGATGGAGGCGGCCGCCGACGTCGGGCTGGGCCTCACCGCGACGATGATGTACGGCCACGTCGAGACCGAGGCCCACCGCGCGTTGCACCTGAAGCGAATCCGGGACCTGCAGGAGCGCGTCGACGGCGCCATCACGGAGTTCGTTCCGCTCTCCTTCGTCCACCACGAGACGCCGCTGTACGAACACGGCGTCGTCTCCGGCGGCGCCTCGCGCGACGAGGACGAACTGCTGATCGCCGTCTCCCGGCTCTTCCTCGACAACATCGACCACGTCCAGTCGTCGTGGGTGAAGTACGGCGACGAGGGCGGGCTGAAGATGTTGACCTGCGGCGCCGACGACTTCATGGGGACCATTCTTTCCGAGGAGATCACCAAGCGCGCCGGCGGGGAGTACGGCGAGTTCCGGTCGGTCGCCGACTACGTCGAGTTGATCAGCTCGATCGGCCGGATCCCGGTCGAGCGATCGACCGATTACGAGCGGCGACGCGTCGTCGATCCCGACGAGCGGCCGCTCGGGCCGCGCCTCGGTCCGAAGGCTGACGGAACGCCTCTGGTAGAGGAGTAA
- a CDS encoding phosphoribosylaminoimidazolesuccinocarboxamide synthase — translation MTSVKEFRIDEPANETELGRGAFVFTDDYSVFDWGKMPDKIPQKGASLCTMGAYNFERLEAAGVPTHYRGVVEGGEVLELAEASEPPREMAIDLTQVPDLPNEGRTYAYDAYHDEAGENYLVPLEIVFRNEVPVGSSLRRRTTPADHDLEFETWPDEAVELATPIVEFSTKYEESDRYLDRAEADTIAGAASVDALESIARDVNRLVTEQADEAGLDHQDGKIECCYYRGEIRVADVVGTFDENRFGYEGTQLSKEVLRQHHKRTQPAWVDAVDAAKAEAERRDRADWKALCERDPEPLEESVLETARDMYCAGTNAYTGVHFFDAPALSTAIGAVSRL, via the coding sequence ATGACGAGCGTCAAGGAGTTTCGGATCGACGAACCGGCCAACGAGACCGAGCTCGGGCGCGGCGCGTTCGTCTTCACCGACGACTACTCCGTCTTCGACTGGGGCAAGATGCCGGACAAGATCCCCCAGAAGGGGGCGAGCCTCTGTACGATGGGCGCATATAACTTCGAGCGGCTCGAAGCCGCCGGCGTTCCAACTCACTACCGCGGGGTCGTCGAGGGCGGCGAAGTCCTCGAACTGGCCGAGGCCAGCGAACCGCCGCGCGAGATGGCGATCGACCTGACGCAGGTCCCCGACTTACCCAACGAAGGGCGGACCTATGCGTACGACGCCTACCACGACGAGGCGGGCGAGAACTACCTCGTCCCCCTGGAGATCGTCTTTCGCAACGAGGTACCGGTCGGGTCGAGCCTGCGACGCCGGACGACGCCGGCGGACCACGACCTCGAATTCGAGACGTGGCCCGACGAGGCGGTCGAGTTAGCGACACCGATCGTCGAGTTCTCGACCAAGTACGAGGAGTCGGACCGCTACCTCGATCGCGCCGAGGCCGATACCATCGCCGGCGCAGCCTCGGTCGACGCGCTGGAATCGATCGCGCGCGACGTGAACCGGCTCGTCACCGAGCAGGCCGACGAGGCGGGGCTCGACCACCAGGACGGCAAGATCGAGTGTTGCTACTACCGGGGCGAGATCCGCGTGGCCGACGTCGTCGGCACGTTCGACGAGAATCGGTTCGGCTACGAGGGAACCCAGCTCTCGAAGGAGGTCCTCCGGCAGCACCACAAGCGCACGCAACCGGCGTGGGTCGATGCCGTCGACGCCGCGAAGGCCGAGGCCGAGCGCCGCGATCGCGCCGACTGGAAGGCGCTGTGCGAGCGCGATCCGGAACCGCTCGAGGAGAGCGTGCTGGAAACCGCGCGCGACATGTACTGCGCGGGGACGAACGCGTACACGGGCGTCCACTTCTTCGACGCCCCCGCGCTCTCGACCGCGATCGGCGCCGTCAGTCGGCTGTGA
- a CDS encoding formyltetrahydrofolate deformylase: MTSDLTEITVIGDDDTGLVARVTSLLFERGCNIEDVDQAVRDGVFRMSLAVDTAGMVCTAATLRADLEALGEELGLDVQVRFPADRETQRIAVLVTRERHCLEALFDARADDELGAEIAVVIGNHDDLEGLAEAHGVPFHDVGTASGEVDEERLLDRLGAYDVDLVVLARFMRILSPNVVFRYEDRIINVHPSLLPAFPGAEAYRQAIEAGVRIAGVTAHYVTTDLDQGPIITQRAFDVPDDADRQAMRERGQPLEADALLEAVRLHLNGDVSVHRGRTTVRENGERYQLGLPAAARRANPDEPVDGPDERHVDAARSP; this comes from the coding sequence ATGACGAGCGATCTGACCGAGATCACGGTCATCGGAGACGATGACACGGGGCTGGTCGCACGGGTCACGAGCCTGCTCTTCGAGCGCGGGTGTAACATCGAGGACGTCGATCAGGCGGTTCGCGACGGCGTCTTCCGGATGTCGCTCGCGGTCGACACGGCGGGAATGGTCTGTACGGCGGCGACGCTCCGGGCGGATCTCGAGGCCCTCGGCGAGGAACTCGGACTCGACGTCCAGGTGCGGTTTCCGGCCGACCGCGAGACCCAGCGCATCGCCGTGTTGGTCACCCGGGAGCGACACTGTCTCGAGGCGCTGTTCGACGCGCGGGCCGACGACGAGCTCGGCGCCGAGATCGCCGTCGTCATCGGGAACCACGACGATCTCGAGGGGCTGGCCGAGGCCCACGGCGTCCCGTTCCACGACGTCGGCACGGCCTCGGGTGAGGTCGACGAGGAGCGCCTGCTCGATCGACTCGGCGCGTACGACGTCGACCTCGTCGTGCTCGCGCGCTTCATGCGGATCCTGAGTCCGAACGTGGTTTTCCGGTACGAGGATCGCATCATCAACGTCCATCCGTCGTTGTTGCCGGCGTTCCCGGGGGCGGAAGCCTATCGACAGGCGATCGAGGCCGGCGTGCGCATCGCTGGCGTCACCGCCCACTACGTCACGACGGACCTCGATCAGGGGCCGATCATCACCCAGCGCGCGTTCGACGTGCCGGACGACGCGGACCGGCAGGCGATGCGCGAACGGGGCCAACCGCTCGAGGCCGACGCGCTCCTCGAGGCCGTCCGACTGCACCTCAACGGCGACGTCTCCGTCCACCGCGGCCGGACGACGGTCCGGGAGAACGGCGAGCGGTACCAGCTCGGGCTGCCGGCGGCCGCGAGACGCGCGAATCCGGACGAGCCGGTCGATGGACCCGACGAGCGACACGTCGACGCCGCCCGATCACCGTAG
- the purS gene encoding phosphoribosylformylglycinamidine synthase subunit PurS gives MTAYTATVTVRLKHGVLDPEAETTQRALERLEFELEDLRSADQFEVDLDAADADAAADRAGEMAERLLANPTIHDYEVDVTER, from the coding sequence ATGACAGCCTACACCGCGACGGTGACCGTGCGACTCAAGCACGGCGTGCTCGATCCCGAGGCCGAGACCACGCAGCGGGCCTTAGAGCGCCTCGAGTTCGAACTCGAGGATCTCCGGTCGGCCGACCAGTTCGAGGTCGACCTCGACGCGGCCGACGCCGACGCCGCGGCCGACCGGGCGGGCGAGATGGCCGAACGGCTGCTCGCGAATCCGACCATTCACGACTACGAGGTCGACGTGACGGAGCGATGA
- the purQ gene encoding phosphoribosylformylglycinamidine synthase I, producing the protein MTVAIVRFGGSNCDRDAERALSHLGIDAEIVWHEDGLPPDTDGVVLPGGFSYGDYLRAGAMAAHSPILSAVESVAADGVPVLGICNGAQIGCEAGLTEGAFTTNESARFQCEHVHLRVERADTPWTAAYEEGQVIEIPIAHGEGRYEIDADRLAELEAGDRVLFRYCDADGAVTEAANPNGSRGNVAGVLGERESVAVMMPHPERATLPHVDGTDGRGVLRAFE; encoded by the coding sequence ATGACGGTCGCAATCGTTCGATTCGGCGGTTCGAACTGCGATCGCGACGCCGAGCGTGCGCTCTCTCACCTGGGAATCGACGCCGAGATCGTGTGGCACGAAGACGGGCTACCGCCGGACACCGACGGCGTCGTCCTCCCGGGCGGCTTCTCCTACGGGGATTACCTCCGGGCGGGGGCGATGGCCGCACACTCGCCGATCCTCTCGGCGGTCGAATCGGTCGCCGCCGACGGCGTTCCCGTCCTCGGCATCTGCAACGGGGCCCAGATCGGCTGTGAGGCCGGGCTCACCGAGGGGGCGTTTACGACGAACGAGAGCGCGCGGTTCCAGTGCGAGCACGTTCACCTGCGCGTCGAACGGGCCGACACGCCGTGGACGGCGGCCTACGAGGAGGGCCAGGTGATCGAAATCCCGATCGCCCACGGCGAGGGCCGGTACGAAATCGACGCCGATCGCCTCGCGGAACTCGAAGCCGGGGACCGCGTGCTGTTTCGGTACTGCGACGCCGACGGTGCGGTGACCGAGGCGGCGAACCCCAACGGGTCGCGAGGCAACGTCGCCGGCGTGTTGGGCGAGCGCGAATCCGTCGCGGTGATGATGCCACACCCCGAGCGCGCGACGCTCCCGCACGTCGACGGCACCGACGGCCGGGGCGTCCTGCGAGCGTTCGAGTAG